GCAACAGTGGCAATGTCATGTTCAAAAATCGtccaaaatgaattcaatcaatttgtaTCGTATAAATAAAGCCCAttcttcattaattattttcggaATGGGTTACGTGACCAAAATGCCAAACAATGCTGTTCTTTTGTTCGAATTATTTTCGTCTATTGTATTTGattggaaatttgtattttattaatCCATATTACTTATTGATTGCAAATCCAAAATGCTTGCGTATATAAATATTGACACGATACGGTTTGATTCTCCGATAGCCTGCAAATAAGTCGTCAATGCAGTTATGTTTTCActgacatttttgttttgtttaattaatttattattggtCATCAGAACACAACCGCATTTTCACTATTTATTTTTAGACGCTACAAATTCAAACATCTTCAAACTCTGcgaaacatacattttatatgCACAGAGTGGGTTACACTATAATATGATGCGGATTTAACGGTTTTTGAAGGATTACTCAtcgatttatttgaattgtagaaggATCCTTGAGAGAGGTTGTGCAATGGAATTCCTCGATTGCAATCCACTCATGGCAGTAGTAAGTGACAGTCGATGACAAGTATCCTTTAAGAAATGGGCTGATGCCATTGATGAACGTCACTAAACAATTTTCAGTAAACATTATAGTAAATCCTGTACGACAAAGGAAGCACTGAATggacattttcataaaataagaAAGATCGTGATCAGTTTGAGTATATTTTCAGCATCGACAACGATATAGGGTAACTGACCTGACAAGCCGACATAGGGTAACTGAAATGACAAGCAATGACCTGACGAGCCACCTTTATTTTAGTAACTAGCCACTAGTTTTTAGCGCTCGTAAATGACAGGGACTCACCCATTTATCCTTTAGAATAACATTATTGATAGACAATCTAAATAATCTAGTACTCTAGTACTTCACACTAGTATAAAAAGAAGTGATAATAAAGAACTATTTATAACTCTCCAGTACTATTCCTAAGTTGGTGAGTTAGttaaattaaaagattttattcaattcattctaCAAAGAAcagtttacaaaaattaagagaaggcaataagagaaaaattcaaatgaaaaactaaaaactgatttaaaaaaagactACAAAAGCACTAGAGAATGTAAAGTTCCTCCATTGGTGGGCTTTTAGGAATGCTGTTGATGACGCACATAGCATTGCCGTGTTGAATCGCAAGTGAAATTCTGTCGATTAAATAACGTTTCGATTTCGGTTCTCCCGTTGATTCGGATCAAGCTCGAACCGATTTTGTTGATTAGATCAACGGCTTCCTTTGACCACGGTCCGAATGACAGTGAGTTAGttgaaatgaataattttcaattactagctcttcatttgttaaacaaaataattgcaatCCATACACAAATCAGGTTacaagttttattttcattcgattgtaagtgaaatattttaaatctttttcgtttttttgaaattattttttttcaaaaagatcCTACAATTAATGTACATTTTGCACTGCGGTCAGTCCTTTTAGTTCTCACATCGAATATAATTTGAATAAGTTCATTGAAATTGGATTATACAGAAACTTTTTGTGACGATTTCGACCTTAAAAGCCTTAAAATCACTATTGAAGGGAAAACTACGCAAGCAATTTCTATTTCATCTGTAAGTGGCAAATATGATTGGAATgtagaaaagttttttgtgcatccgaaaactgaaatacgacctattttgccatgatttttcattaagaaatgtcagtttttcccgaactatatatcgtgcgggaaaaaacttcatttctttacgatttatagtgcgggaaaagaattacatggatttttctatgactatacgattgattaaatttaatatggtgaatgtgaagtgtgtatgttttcaagtaaattgatgtgtcttgtctatttcagttgtcctatgcacaaaacgttgttcgtacctcgcttcgctcgtaaggaaaacttaggactggtgctgaaaaaatcgtcatttcgtGTCTTGGtgcgaaaaatactattttgtatcaatATGTTGCTTGCTGCTCAAGATTAaaaaaagtaatagattcgataaatATGTTAGCCAATGACCAAAAGTCACATACGCTAGTTGTCTGTGAAAGATAATTGTTTTCCTGAAAACTTCTGAAAATCATAATTTCGACGATTGTGAGTATAAATCATCAATGTAAGTGTATTGAAGAGTAAAAATATTATAGAAAAACCTACTGCTGTTGTCTTTCtttgtttcatatttcatttatagctggcaaagttttttgaaaattagcttCCCAATGCTGCTAATATAAAGAATTGTtaccaaataaataaaaaaaaagcaaaaactaTATCATGAATGATGAAACGTGATTCAATTGGTATAATTAAGTGTCTTATGTGCGTGCACATATTCAAATTATGTGACACTTTTCTTTAGTTTGGGCAGTAAGTAGCGAGTaagtatttaacgttttttttttttttaaatttcggtgGGAGATCcaataaatttccattgtCTTTAAAAGCAATGGTtcattcaatcaaaataaGTCGAGCCAAAATCATTAATTTGCAGTGATCGATAATTAAAACcaattaaaatgttcaaatcaGAAAATTGTATTGTGGTGGTGATTGCTCTGTTGTATCTTGTTAATATATCGTGGTGTCAGGATACTACAAATAATGAGGATACCAATGTTACAGGTGAGCCGGACGATAATCTGTTGTGCTCAAACCTATAAGAACATAGTGTGTTCGCTGCCATCCCGTTTCATCATTTTTAAGTGTGAAGTGTAAGACAAAATGTTCATGCCAATCAAAACGAAGGATCAAAACTGACAATTAATTGATCATATGCAAATCTACTTGAATATCGAACGGATACGTTTTTGAATTGCTCGTCGATCTTATTTTTCTATCAATCTCAATCTCGTGGTCGGCCAGTCGTATTTTCACAAAGATTTCGGGAAACTGTGTGAATACTATTGATCAGTGCATTTCTGGGCATATAAAGACGTGGACATTTACCCCATTTTGGATACCATCTACCAGGCATCACTGTAGCCACTATTCGATGGTCTATAAACTAACCTTTATATAAATTTCTAACAAACTACTAACGCCAGAAACCCGTTCTTTCTAGCGAACTGAGAGAAACTTTGCCCAGCGGTATTTTGATTTGGAAAGCAATGTGAATATAGTTCTAGATATCGAGGCCTCTGAGTAAATCTAACGCTAGTAGTTGGAATTCTTTGTctataagtttttttttcattatgtCACAGCCTCTAATCGAATCATTTTCCTTTCCTTTTGCAGAAAGTCGAACATTCGGACATCATTTCTTAAAACGTATTAGTTTTGCGCTCATACCGGCTTCGTTTATCGTCGGAGTTATCACTACATTATTAGCTGCACTAACTGTGGTATCGATTAAAGGTCTTGGAGTCGGAGTACGTACATCttgttttatgtttgttttcTCATTACCTGACgcaaattatcatttttcagaTTATTCTTTTAGTAATTGCTTTTGGCCAAATTCTTTCGCGAACTTTGCCGGCCGCACTGCCTCTATCATCGTCGACACAATATCAGGCTCCATATCCGGTGGTGTACTCTCAACGCCAAGATCCAGTGTGGATCGAAAAACCAGCGTGGCGataaattttatcgattttattcTCTTATTTAAAGGCACAGCATAGCACTTTAGTGCTGCAAGCAACAAGAATTAACATCGAAAAGATTCGGCGCTTGTTAAGCCAGTGTTAATGCTTGGAACACTAAAGTGTTGTGTGTACGCAcagacaatttatttatttatttaatttattttaaacttagttctaataaaattcaaatcaacGAATTCACTCAATTTTTACTGTTAGTTCCTTGATAATTAAAGTCTCACCCACTTAGTTCCTCAAAAAACTCTAACCTCATTTGATGTCAATTTGTGGAAACTTGTGgaacttatttaaaaaaaaaaacacgaagcTCTAAGTCTTGCTATCCTCTTTGAGTATTCTCGCTATTCACAGTGTATCTGATCATATTTCCCGTGGGGACATGATAATTTGCACCTGTAATCGAAAGAGATCACTTGAAGATTGCTGAATGTATGAAGTTTGAAGTGAAGTGACGCATGGTAGATGGTAGTAATAATCCCGAAGAAATGTGTATGTATAAGCAGCGTGCTTGGATGAGTGAAGCAGGTGATAGAACAGCTGTACCAAATTAGGCTTGGTAAACAATAATTCAGGACTTTTCCGTAAACAGCGAGACaactcaataaattttgaaaaaaggtaaAGTTATCGACCATTGACACACCCataattaaaaatggaaatgaatttttaacttAATCGTACAATATACTGATACATCATGCACCTAGtttccatttaatttcattttcgcattttcattaaaaattcttgTCGCGTAGATAATTGTATACAAATTACCAGCGAGAAACTGCCACTTCTTTCACGAAGCATTAGTTGATAATAAAGAAAGCAAAATAGTTCGAAACGTATTGTAATGCTGTGATCGTGACGAATTGATAAAGAGACCTTCAGACTGTGTTGTCGGAACCACTTTAAagggcactgtaaaaaatgaaaagaaattttcacttGTCTCTTATTTTAAAAGAGCAGGCAATTGAAGCCAGCGTTAGCATTCTTAAATTACGTTACTATTACTGGTAACTGGAAGGTATgtcaattgattttattacgCTGTTTCTTTCGAGATTTTATGTATAAATCAAATACAGTCGGCTAATTTTCTAACTGCTGATTTGACTCGGATTTATTAAACATCGTCAAAACGtctaatgaaatgaaaattattgctAGTGATCGACACTGATCTATGACATTATTtgtttcataacaaaaaaacaatttacgtTTATTAACATCAACTAAATCAGTTGGAAATTCGATCTGATCTTAAAACTGGCTTCTCGTGCTAGTTGGAAAAATGTAGCATGACCGTGTAAAGAAGAAATAGATTACTCGGTTCGCTTTACTTTTTACGCAAACGTATTCATACTTTTCTTTACTGGGGTAgtagaacaacttttttttgttgtgatgcAGATGCCGCAGATGTAAAGTTCTTGTTGAAATTCGCAATAAATTTAACGTGAAGATGTTTTATGTTAAACTCGGAAAAAGAAGGTGACCGTTCCAAATTTTGGACCggtaaaacaaaaagaattgTCGGACAACATCAGTCGGATtatcacttttatttattaaaagttGATAGGTTAGTTCACGATCTGGTTTGGACATTTTACTTTTAACGAGTAGGACATGTGTAATTTGAAGACGACGCCAATATTCACAGATGAACCTGCATCGTATTTTTCTCTAGAATTGTGAAGTTAATTAAAAGCAATCGTTAAAGTTCCATTAAAGTTCCTAACTGAACTGAACTGAACTGAGTAAAATTGCAAAGGTAAAGAATTCCAAAAGGTAATTTAGTCACTGTGCCCTGGTTAATACAATCATTATCAAcgaagtaatgactcattttcgGGAATTCAGTCAGTAATAGTAAGTTTTATTGGATgttgcgaaagtaattcattacctgaggtaacaattttgcgATAAGATCAAACTCACAAGTGTTGCTTTggtgactgtttttcgacaagtgtaccTGTGTACCTCGTCTTCGGCTCGCATATGCAAACtatacacttgtcgaaaagacagttaccgaagcttgctGATCGAAAAGACAGAAAGTTATTTCCGAAGTAATGTAGTACGTAGTAGCACCCAATGTATTATTGGTTTACTACCGGCCCCGTGCGAAAGTTGATTCTCATAGAAACCGAAAATACTCCAAGTGTAATGGATATTTTTCGCAGGTGGCAAATTGCtgtgtaatggtcaactttcgcatagatttttttacaaaacttattaacaaaattgaatttacgtATCCAATGTAGGAAATGATACAGCCgccaaaatcaaaatatcaaaacggGACGTTTAGTCTTACaatgaatttatatttcaacTTGTAACAATAAGGTGCATCAACAGTATTTTTTAGTCTTTGGTGAAACTGGGTACAAAATGTTAAAGTCCTCCAAAATCTTTATTGTCCCAAGTTCTAGATCATGAGATTTTAAAAATAAGCTATCACAGAGCAGAATTGAATTTCGGTTTACACCAAAATAGTCTGCAATTAgctttttcgaatattttttttagttcaatcTGGACCATCGAAGCTGGGAAAAGTTATTAGGAACATTTAAACGATCTGCACCTGTAAGTTCGGTGACACTTAGAACgcatattcaaaaaatttggaaatgtcAGAAAGTCTGGCCGCGTAAGCCTATATTTGACTTAAAGAAATTTCTCGACGGTTTTTAAAATCTCGTGGAATAAGTGAACTtttgaaaccattttttttcacgactaaaaaaaagtggaaaattgaTGTACTCTAAGTATTGTAACAGCCTATATGTTTGCTGAAAGCACATTTGGCTTCCGTAAAGTATTTGgtattaaacaattttttggcttagaataatgttttacgtcgagtaaaaataaattctatcCTCCATTGATGGAGGATCTGTTGCGTAATTATGAAAAACAGACATGCTGTACTGTTTCAACAGGGCCAGTTGTTAGCTTTACAAAGTCGATCCAATTTGTGGATGACAAACAGCGAGCAGAGATAAAAATCTTGATCCAATAAACTATTCAATCCTTTGGAAATTAGACCCAACAAAACATGTCGGAATCAACCgactaaaaaaagttttttttcgtaaatattgAAGTTAGATAATTATTATCGTTGCATCAGGCGTAAATTGCATGATTACGATTACAAACAGTAAATGCTAAAATTAACCCAATGCTGCCACTAATCGCATTGTTCTTTCGCTCATTAAATAGAGAACATAATATCCATAACCCATATAACGTCCAAACAGTATATCTACACCAATCTAACTGTTTTCAGAAAAATCGATTCACTTTAATacgaaaaattcataaaaccaGTATTATTTATGCAGTTAATTCCGAGTGAGTGAGAATGGTCACACATTGATAAGAACGATCTTGTTTATTCGTCTTTAATCTTCCATCCATCTTATTGAACCATCATCGAATGATAAAACTTCGTGCAATAAACAGTTTTACTCATTTTGCAATTAGCTATCGAATCAACAACATTAAACTGATTCAACCATCGTCGGTTGCATTTTAGATATATAAACATTCGAATGCGAAATCAGATCATAATAACGCGTGTTGGTTGAACGGAAGCACTATTAGAGACAAAGTATTATTATTGCGCGAATTTTTGAAGAGAACATTTTGTATCTTGCGGTTGCATGGGTTCGAAACGATGCACTGAAACAGAATCAATTTTGATCATAAATCTATGAAATCCGTTATCGATTGTTTTGTGTGAGTTTAAAAAGTTGgaacgaaaagtaaaaatttttgcaaaatgttttccagtCGAAAAGCATTTATTGTTATCTGTGTGGCACTGAATATTGTCGACTTGAATTGTGATAAAAAACTCTGGTCGTCCAGTTACGGACCAAATTTCGATCCAGACTTTCCACAATTTACCCCGTTCAGTAGTGATCAGTTTATAAATGTTGAGAGTGATGTCAGTGTGTCCGGAAACAGTGATCCAGCAGATGATCATACAGTAGACAGTACACCAGTGAAATCATCGGCAATCGTCGATCAGGAACAACCAAACGGTGAGCCACAATATTTCTACACCGACAAAGTGGTGCATCCAATGAGAAAAGGCCAGTTCAGTGAACGGATACAGCcgttgaaaaatttcgttatgGGATTGTATCAGAATTATCGGAGCACGTATTTGGATAACAAGACAATGTACGAGGTCACACCGAAAATGAAGGACATTGAGAATAAACTGGAGGATGTGGAGGTGAAAGACGAAccgacgaaaatcaaaaagaaaacgaaaaagaagtCAAAGAAACCGAAATTTGGTGACGAAGTTCGATACAATGTTGGCCCTGGCGTAAACGTTTCCCTAGACCATGACAAGGAGTTGGTCAACGTATATTTGGATGAAGATTGCTTGAAGGACGTATTCACTGGTATATTCCTTGTCTCCCTAACAATGATCGTTCgcacaaaaaacaataaatttttcgtttccttTACAGGACGAGGCAAAAAGTACGACTTGATATCAAAGATTTTGCCGCTATTCATATTGCCGTTTTTAATTCAATCCGCCATCGTACCGTTTGTTGTTTCAACACTTAAACTGTTGCTCGTCAAATCGATTGTGGTCGGAAAGATTGCAATATTTTTGCTGATTGTGTCGGCTTTTAAAAATCACGGCAAGTACAGTTTCGACGCACCGCCGGCTTATTATGTTGATCCGCCCAGCAGACGGTCGGAAGCAACGGCTGGATACCGTGTGGAAGGAAAGCCAACGACTTGGGTGAcataatttagtttttttagcATTAGTTTTGTGAACGTCCTCCtttatttacataatttagATACATTATCTACTTCGACCTAGATGCTAATTTATGCTTTGTTCAATAAAGACTTAATATATTTATAACTTTACGCCAAATGTATGTTGGTTTCGGTGTCTGCATTCCAATATTTATACTCCATTTACACGCTATGGGGTCATAAGGGTTGTGGATGATGATGAATTAGACCACTTAAGGTCAAGGACAATAATAAACAGGAtgcaatttgcttcagctattTCTTAGGTATCCAGTGATACGTTGACCTTATACGAATTCATACGGAAGACGCGTGAGCATGGTAAGACGGTATAAACAAATACAGCTAAGGCAATGTGTTTGTAtcagtggaccagctgaaaaacagatgAAGCAAATTTTATCCCATTTATGATTGTCCTTGAGTGTTCGTACTTGTTTTGACTGGTGGACTATAGAGCCCTGTTGACTTCAGTTCCCACTACTTGCTCCTAGTCAAAATCACTTTTAATGTTCTAAGAATCTGATGTTCTATACTCTACGCTGTAAAATGTACCTAGGAAAACCTGATCTACGAATTCGCCCTCGATTTACCGagactttgtttttgttgttttttatcatttgattcccttgactgaaagtcagggtcttatgacaGAGTCCGTAACGACAAGTTGACTATGATACTTTGTTCTACATTGGTGATACGTAAAAACGTTTAATATAGAAAACGTCCGTGGCGCTTGTTCCACGATACCTCAAgtacttcaaaaaatttattttaatgttacCATGATAATTTCAGTAACTTTGAGCGAAGCGAGGACCGCAATTCACACAAGTTATTATACAATTGGAGAACCCTATCACCCTATCGTTTCAGTGATTTCTAGTGGACAAAATATCGTCGGAATAGAACGCGTGACCTTTTGTACCTTTATTTCCCCTTGTTTAAGCCCATTAATGACCTTGTCAGAAAATGGACTGGAATAAATGTAAAGAGAGTTGCTACTTTTATGAACGAACACAACTCACTGGGACTATAGCGATCATCCTAGCTAGTAGTCATAGTCTCGTTATCGTGGATAGTATCAATAGAATATCAACAAAAAGGCTTCAATATCATGGACCAAACAAAATAACACAGAACTTTTACTTACCTTCGTAAGACAGACTTCGAGTGATTTTTAgctgttttcaatttcaaaagaGTGAAGATCCATTTCAGTCACTGAGCtcaattacaaaatttatttcatcagtTTCAAATGTTTCACATAACTGTGGACTTGTTTCTTTTGATAGGGTTTGATGGCAATGCATGTCGGTATCATTTCCGGCTTTTCAATCCACAATTTATGAACGAttccattttctttcaatttttcgctCAACGAATTTAAACTGGTGTCATCGGTGGCCTGAAATGGGGtacaatttgaatattaaatgGATTCAATGACATTTTCATGTCAATTCCATATCGAATTGAATGTTCTGTTTACCTCCAACACAACTTTGTGCATATTGTCCATATCGTTAAAGTATTCCTTCGTTTCGGTGTCGTTTGCGGTTTCATTACAAATTGCTGTTGTTGCGTGACAACATTGAGCAATTACTGCACCGATTGGCCATTGTAGTGATTTTGATAAATCACCACGCACAATGATGTATTGAACGATTCGGTccatttgttttctgtttatgAGAAGTGAACTCTGCAGACGTAAGCggtaaatgttttattttgatgatggTGTGAAAATGTATATGTGTCAAAATCAGCTGTGTGTCGCTTCATAGtgttaagtatggtttccactaaacaaaaagtactccgtgagaaaTAGAGCTGTCAAGTACTTCTTGAGAGAGCAAGGTGTCAAGTACTCTGTGAGAGATAGAGCTGTCAAGTATTTCGTGATAGAACAAGCTGTCAAGtaacaaaccaaaaattgaaaaaatgaattttgcctCTCACacagagtacttttttggtaagtggaaatcaagcattagtCTTGATTTTCACTTACGAAGAAATCACTCCGTTTTCTCTTCGTTTACAGTTTAAACAATAGGAAAGAGGACTGGCTTTGCTAACcgaagtgttttttttgtaagtagaaatcAAGCCTTAGTGGAGAACGGAAACCAGTTAAATTTTACTGGTCTCGGGGTCAGTTagcaaaaattcatgaatgaATAAAAGACATTGAAAGCAAGATTTTGAGTTCCTTTTGAGTGTGATCAATTTTACAATGCTACAGCCGATTTCCCCctaatttccataattttcccTTTGAATTATGCGCAACCAATACTACGTTGAATGAATGGAGTAGAAAAAAAAGGCAGTATCAACgaacttcaagcatgagtggtaccaAGGCAGCAATATCAGActgattgtttacaaaattaggagGCCAAAAATCGTACAATGTCCgcttgtaaatttcattattttagaagTGTATGAATACAGtgtaacgaaatttacaaGCAGACACTGTACGATTTTTGGCCTCCTAATTTTATTAACAATTTATGTGATATTGCTAGAGAGCTGCCTTGGTGGTACCAACGCACCTTCAAGGCAAAAGTTATCATGGTCAATCGTTATCAAAAGCAAAAgtgctgccaaatagagtactatttgaAATGGTTtctttacagtgttttacagttgtatgacacactgtcaacTTTCGGTACCCTTTTTAGAGTACCagtcatgcttgaagtgtgtcTAAGTACCCTATTTGGCAGCTATCGACTATTGCTTGAAGTGCTGTGGCTGCATGCATGTACAAAAACGGTTTATATTTTTACATACAACCTTGATTCCAAATTCGAACTGAAAACGTTTTATCTATATACAAAACAAATCGGTGCCCTCCATGCTCATGAGTTTTTCAACCgattctttcagaacctgaTTTTGTCATTCCAgttatttgctgtatatactATACAAACaacttttatttgaaattctcCTTTTGATACCCACTTGAAAAAACTTTGTAGTCGCGGTAGTCGTTATATTGAGTGGGATtcattgtaataaaaaaaaatgttattttgacaGTCACGAATTGTTGCGAACTTCGATTTAGTTTGCTCAATCTATTTTGAACAAGTTAAATATTATTGGGAAGGAATAACaagttcaatttattatttttttgtatttatcgATTGTTTCTTTATTGCGATTAGATTGTGGTGGTAAGTGGAACattacatatttttttctaaatgaaCCTCGTTATGCTCAGAACAGCAATTATTGCGAAAACCTATTTCGggttcataaaaaataaatcgatttGACATTTCTATCGTTGGTAAAGGttatcaaaaattatattttcttatcGTCGTAGCTCGAAAAAAGAAAGATCGGTAGGCTTCTCAGCTTGTTTTCTTCTTATCGTGACGatatgagcaaaaaaaaagttttacgaatcggaaaagaaaaaaaaaatctcggcCAATGAAACAACAGTTTTGAGTGTTTTGCTCACGTGTGGTGCCTATTAAATTTTCCTACCAAAAATATGTTTACTTAACCAATTAAGCCAATTATCTCTAAACCATTGGCGCACATATTGTTTGTTAAAAGCGAGACACACGCGGCAACTttgcattaaaatttttttttatcatcgaCAGACTTCCAATTCTAAATGAATATGGAATCGCTTCCCACTTCTGACGTGGTGATCGTACACGGTAACTCGCATCCAGAATTGGCCAATTTAATAGCCGGTCGATTGGGTGTGAAAAGTGGCGGTGCATCCGTCTATCACAAAACAA
The nucleotide sequence above comes from Bradysia coprophila strain Holo2 chromosome X unlocalized genomic scaffold, BU_Bcop_v1 contig_79, whole genome shotgun sequence. Encoded proteins:
- the LOC119070449 gene encoding putative peptidyl-tRNA hydrolase PTRHD1: MDRIVQYIIVRGDLSKSLQWPIGAVIAQCCHATTAICNETANDTETKEYFNDMDNMHKVVLEATDDTSLNSLSEKLKENGIVHKLWIEKPEMIPTCIAIKPYQKKQVHSYVKHLKLMK
- the LOC119070448 gene encoding uncharacterized protein LOC119070448, whose translation is MFSSRKAFIVICVALNIVDLNCDKKLWSSSYGPNFDPDFPQFTPFSSDQFINVESDVSVSGNSDPADDHTVDSTPVKSSAIVDQEQPNGEPQYFYTDKVVHPMRKGQFSERIQPLKNFVMGLYQNYRSTYLDNKTMYEVTPKMKDIENKLEDVEVKDEPTKIKKKTKKKSKKPKFGDEVRYNVGPGVNVSLDHDKELVNVYLDEDCLKDVFTGRGKKYDLISKILPLFILPFLIQSAIVPFVVSTLKLLLVKSIVVGKIAIFLLIVSAFKNHGKYSFDAPPAYYVDPPSRRSEATAGYRVEGKPTTWVT
- the LOC119070447 gene encoding protein apnoia, with the translated sequence MFKSENCIVVVIALLYLVNISWCQDTTNNEDTNVTESRTFGHHFLKRISFALIPASFIVGVITTLLAALTVVSIKGLGVGIILLVIAFGQILSRTLPAALPLSSSTQYQAPYPVVYSQRQDPVWIEKPAWR